CACTTAGGCAACCCCGGCACCGGCGGTCAGGCCGCCGGACGGCCCCTGCCCAGGGGCCTTGCCCGAAGATAATTTTCTCACGGCACGCCCGGGGACCGGCAAGGGTCCCCGGGCTGTTGAATTTAGTTTTTGTATAGTGTTACCGCGTCCCGCCACGCAGGGGATACTCGGCTATCCCCGGAGTGGCTTATCACAGGGAGAGGCCCCGAGGCCGGGGCCGGTCCGCGGGGCTGCTGTGCGGCCCGCGGCGAGGGGTTGCCTGAGTAAATTATGAAATAAAAAAATCAAACATATCTCATAACGCCCGTATTTTCCGTGATATAACCCCCGATCCCTGCAAGAATATCCTTAAAGGCCTGGGAGCGGATGGCGTCGCAGACGATCTTCGCCCTCTCGTCTTCGAGAGTTTCGGCATACATCGCAAGTTCGTACTTCTCGGTCGCGACCGGCACGAACTTCAGGCCGTGTATGTTTGCGGCGCTCAGAGTGCACATCCCCGCCTCGGCATCGCCGTTCTTTATCGCGAGCGCTACATCGAGATGGGTGCTCATCTCGCGTTCGTATCCGCTGATCTTCGAGCTGTCCATTCCCTTTTGCCCGAGCATGTAGTCGAGGAGCACCCTTGTTCCCGATCCCCTCTGGCGGTTGACATACGTATGCTCTTCGAGCTCCTCGAACCTAATCCCGTCTTTCGAGGCGATCCCCTGCTGCCTGTCGGCTACGCAGATGAGGGCCAGATCCTCGCCCGGCAGGTATTTCCTCAGGTATTGCGTGTTGTAGTCGCCGTCGGGGGAGAGAAGATGGGTCGGTGCCGCGTGGCACATGCGCCTCTTAAGCGCAAGAATTCCTCCCATGCTTCCGACATGGCAGGAGTACACGTTTGTCCCTTTTACTGCCGCCATATCGGCAACGTAATCCAGACAGGGGTCGTGGCTTCCGGTGATCAGGAATGCACTGTCGATCAGGTGTTTATCGGCAAGAAGAGTGATCTCCGATCTTTCGCCTGTTTCGATTCCNNNNNNNNNNNNNNNNNNNNNNNNNNNNNNNNNNNNNNNNNNNNNNNNNNAAGGAATCTTCATATACGCGTTCGCCCGGACGGCACTCATCTGGACGCCGGCTCCCCTCGACTGGGGAACCCCGACGTACCTCCCGTCGATATCCGCAGCCGAGAGAAGGACGAACTCTTCAGTCCCGGACGGGGAAGGTAATGCCTGTGCAATTTCGGCATTCAGCGTTACTGCCTCCGGGGGGTGCAGGCCGTAACATCCGAGAAGCGGCCACACCAGTTCCCTCATTATAGTCCACGAGGCAAGAGGGTAGCCGGGGAGGCCGATTACCGGTTTATCGTCGATCTTTCCGATGATTGCAGGTTTTGCCGGTTTGATCGATATCCCGTGAACGAGAACTTCGCCGAGTTTCGAGATCACCTGTGCGGTAAAGTCCTTTGTTCCGGCGGAGGAGCCTGCCGATACCAGGAGGAAGTCGTTTTCACGGATTCCGGTTTCAATGGCATCCATTATATTATCGCTGTCGTCCCTGACGATCCCATACCTCTTACAATCGGCACCTGCCTCCCGGAGCATCGCCGCCGCCATATGCGAGTTGCTCTCTATTGCGCATCCTGCCTTCAGCGGTTCGCCGCACCCGGTCAGTTCAGATCCCGTAGGAATTATTCCCGCCCTTACGTCGATAGTGTCTATCTCTTCAAGGCCATAGGCGACAAGTGCCCCGATGTCTGCCGGCCTGATCCTGTGAAGCGAAGGAAGTATCATCTCGTACTCACCGATATCCTCACCGGCAGGCCGGATGTTCTGCCACTTTGCGGCGGCTTTGCGTATTATATATCCCTCTTTTTCCTCTCTCACATCCTCGATCATGATTACCGCATCATAACCGGGGGGAACGATATTTCCGGTGTTAATCCGCACCGAATCGGTGATCTTTACTGGTCTCTGCTCCGATGCACCCCGGGTGTCCGCAGTCTTTACGGCTATGCCATCCATTGCGCTGAGATGCGTCATCGGGATCGAGTACCTGGAAAATATCGGTCCGGCGGTGACTCTGCCAAGAGAACTGGTAACCGGAACTATTTTTGTCCGGGGTTTGAGTTCGAACTCTTCCCTGATTATCTTCCTTGCATCTTCGAGGGACGTCAGGTCGAGATATCTTTTTACCATACTATCACTTCCACGGTCTCGCCTTCTTCGAGGCCTTCCAGACTTTCCGGGACAATAACTATTCCGAAACTGTTTTTCAGGGTGTTGATGAGGCTGGACTTTCCGAACAATGGTATCGCCTGGTCCTCGTTCAGGATCACACGGACATAATCCTCTCTTCCTATTGAGGATGGTATGTTCTCGGAAAGCCGGGCAGTTTTTATCATTCGCATGGGTATGGTCCCCTGCATTCCCCATAACATATCATCGACGAGGGCCATGAGAATGATAAAAGCAGAAGAGGGATGGCCCGGAAGGCCGATCACCGGTTTGCCGCATATGGTGCCGATAATTGTGGGTTTTCCAAGTGCGATTGCGATTCCGTGGACTATTACCTCACCGAGTTCGTTTATAACCGATACCGTGAGATCGTTTTCGTCCTTCGAACTTCCGCCCGATATAAGTATGGCGTCACATTCCTCCGAAGCCTGTTTTACGGTCTCCAAAAGGATCTTCCTGTCATCCCTGACGATCCCGTATTTCCGGGGTATACAGTTGGATTTTATAAGGAACGATTCGCAAAGCGAGGAGTTTATATCACGAATCTGTGCAGCTCCCGGTATAACGGATACCGGAACGAGTTCGTTTCCCGTTGAGATTATACCGACTACAGGCCGCCTTGAGGCCTGAATATTCTCAATACCGAGTGCGGCAAGAACCCCGCAGTCCTGGGGCCGTAAAACTGTACCTGCACATAGTGCAGTCTCGCCTTCCCTGAAGTCCTCCCCTTTCAGGACGATATTTTCCCCGTTGGCAAGGGGTTTTTGGACGAGGACCTCGTCTCCGAGAAACTCGCAGTACTCGACCATTGCAACTGCATCGCAGTTCTCCGGAATGGCGGCCCCGGTGGGAACATACATACATTCTCCGTGAAATAGCGGGGAACACGGGGGCTGTCCCATCTCGATCCTCCCCTTATATTCCATTATTGCCGGGATCGATTCGCCTGCACCTGTGGTGTCGTCAGAAAGTAATGCATAACCGTCTACCGTGGATTTTGAAAAGCCGGGGACGTTTATACCGGAGACGACGTCTTCATAAAGAACCCTCCCTACACTCTCTTCGAGGGAGACGGTTTCTCCTCCGGTGTCCGGAGTTATCTCCTTTAATATCCGTTTTACATCCCTTACGGCCCGGATCTCCATGAATTTTTTCACCATACTTGCATATCCGCCTGTTAAAGACCGTTCACCGGTTCTTTCAGGTTCATGAAGTTCTTCGGGGAATTCAAAGACCGGTCTGATGACTTTAACGCTGTTAATTAATCAATATGTCTTAATTCGGATAACAATATAACTATTTAAACTGAATTTAGATTATCCGAATCCACACAAAGATCATTTTCCCATCCCGGCAAATACCTTTTGACTTTAATTTCTTCTATATTGTACGTTCAGATATTACGTACAGATCTCACTCAGGCAAGGATTCCCGGGCTGTTGAATTTGGTTCGCTATGAAAATCAAGATCCGGGCCTTTTAGATTCCCCTTGCTCTGATCACAATAAAATTTTTGGCTCTTTGCTGTCTCATGTCTTTCTCCAGCGACCCCGGCACCACCGGCCAGAGGCCGGTGGACGGCCCCTCCCATGGGCCTTGCCTTAAGATAGTTCTCTCATTCCACGCTCAGGGGACCGACGAGGGTCCCCTAAGCTGTTGAAATAAGATTGATTTGGGATGTCCTTTTCAGTACACGCTATAGATTTACCGCGTCCCGCCACTCAGGGGATACTCGCCTATCCCCGGAGTGGCCTATCACAACAATAGAGAGGCCCCGGGGTCGGGGCCGATCCGCGAGCCTGCTGTGCGGCTCGCGGCGAGGGGTTGCCAAAAATAGTGAAACTTGCCTTTAGGCCCACAAAGATTAGCGAAGAGCCTGGATTATTATGGCCATTAATCCAACGGCAGTATTGATGAATCTGTACGTCTTAATAAAGACCCTTCAGTTTGTGCGGATCGAAACCCATAGCAACTAATGCCTCGTCGCCTGACATGGGAGCACCACCCTTATTGATGACCTTAATACCGAGATTCATAATAGAAAAGGGAAGATTCAGTCCGAACATATCCACACATCGTTCTTCATGATATTGCATATTAACGTAGTTTCTGACAGTGCCCCTGTCGACGACGACATTCATCTTTTTCAGGACGCCGGAGACCCGGTTGAAAGGCATCGAACTGCCAAGGCTTACGCAGAGGTCCACAACAGGTATGCCCATTCTTGTCCCGGGATAGAATGGTTCGTAGGCATATGATAGCCTGCCGCACTCATGGCAGAAAAATCTCTTGACAGCTACATCGATATAGTAAGGTTTTCCTTCGGACAGGACACAGGCGAAATGCTTCTTTTTAAAATCGTACCCGCGAATCTTACCCCTGCAATAAGGACACTTGTCAAGATTTTCAAATCTTATTCCCTCCATTCCCCATAGTGCTGCATTAACAATTTCTGAAACTACCGGTGAAATCGAAGGGTCTCCTCTCATATTTACCATCTATATATTTGATCTTCCGACCCGGGTTCCTTCCCTGCCATGATTATTCTGAACCATATATCAGATTAAACCTTTTATGTTTACCTGAATATATTCTCAAAACTCATTTTATAATCTTTAGGTTGAGTCATTCCGGCCTTTTAATGAGACGGTCGTATGATCTCTGGATATAATAGCACATGAAGAACAATGCGGGAATGACGAGGAAAATCAAAGCGGCGTTCTGATATGCCCCGGATAATCCCGCCCCAGTTATGAATATGTTCGTGACGGAAAATACCGGCATGTGAAAAAGATAGATACAGTACGATGCGTATGCAAGAGCATTGATGACCGGGATTGCGAATTTCTTATGATCCCTGAATGGCCGCTCGATAAAACGAAACCTGCGGCTGCCCGCGGACGCGACAACTCCGATAATGAAGATGAAGTAATACATGAAGAACCTGTAATCGATGATGTTCAGGGCCGCATGAATTATGAGGAGTGCGATAAAAATACCGGCCGCGACCAGGATTCTTTTTTTGATCGTTCCCCTGTTGTCCGAAAAAAGTGGATAGATGGCGTACATTATAATGATGAAACCGATGAACCAGAGGGTAAAGATGGGTTCCAGGAATGCAGGTGACAGTATAACCTGGAGGCAGAGTATGTTGGCGATCCATCCTGCGATATCGTAGTGAACCGGGGGGAAGAGCCCGAACACCTGGAAGCAGATGAAAAATACGAAGAGTGCGACAAGGTAGAGAGGGTAGATCCTCAATATCCTTTTCCTGTAGAAATGAAAGATCTCCCCGCGGCCTTCAAGCGTCCTGTTGTTCTCGTGGATGGCGTATCCCGATGCAAACATGAAACAGGCGAGCCCGAGAAATTTGAGTCCTTCGATGAGGAAAAAATTAGGAATGACAATCGCGGCGAGAAAGTTCTGCATATGAACGAATATGACGACAAGTATTCCGAAGGCCTTTATGATATCAAGGAAGAGGAGCCTTTCCATTTATTACCACGATAATATATTCTTACAGAGATATCACCTTTAATTTTTTGGGTGTTTTTCGGGAGATTTCAGGGTGACAGAAGGTCGCCCGGGGAATCGATTGGGGCGACAGCCCGACCTGGACGCTACCCATCAGGGTAGCCCCAACCGGGAAGAGGAGCCGGGGGGATGCTTGCCCATCCCGGAGGTGATTAATCGCGATAGAGGGGGAGGGTCATAGGGAGGGGGGCCATCCTCCTCCCTTATTCACATCACATTTGAGGGCATAAGCCCCTTCAGGGGCAGCCCTGTGCTTAATTCGCTACGCGAATTTTCGCAAATGATGATAGCCCGGTCTGGACGCTACCCATCCGGGTAGCCTCGACCGGGAGAGAAACCAAAATATCAAAGGAAAACTGGAATAGGAGGGAGGATATCCCATGCCAGTAAAAAAATCGGGGAAACCATCCCGGTTATCCTGGTAAACCCTTCGGCTTTAATCTGTCCATGACAGAGATCACAGCTGGCATCACCACTATTGCACCCACAAGTGAGAAGCCGACTGTAATCACTGTCACAAGTCCGAAGTTCTGGATTATCGGCGATGTCGAAAGCAGAAGGGCTGAAAATCCGAAAACGGTAGTAAGGCCGGAAACGGTTATTGCAGTACCTATCTTCTGGATTGCGGTCTGTATTGCAGAATAAAGATCATTTCCTTTATCTCTCTCTTCTTCATATCTCTCCAGAATGAGAATCGTATACTCGGAAGCGATTCCTATTGTCATCGCCCCGAGAGTGGCAGTCAAAAGCGAGTAGCTCAGTCCAAGGGAGTACATG
Above is a window of Methanolacinia paynteri DNA encoding:
- a CDS encoding molybdopterin-binding protein, producing MVKRYLDLTSLEDARKIIREEFELKPRTKIVPVTSSLGRVTAGPIFSRYSIPMTHLSAMDGIAVKTADTRGASEQRPVKITDSVRINTGNIVPPGYDAVIMIEDVREEKEGYIIRKAAAKWQNIRPAGEDIGEYEMILPSLHRIRPADIGALVAYGLEEIDTIDVRAGIIPTGSELTGCGEPLKAGCAIESNSHMAAAMLREAGADCKRYGIVRDDSDNIMDAIETGIRENDFLLVSAGSSAGTKDFTAQVISKLGEVLVHGISIKPAKPAIIGKIDDKPVIGLPGYPLASWTIMRELVWPLLGCYGLHPPEAVTLNAEIAQALPSPSGTEEFVLLSAADIDGRYVGVPQSRGAGVQMSAVRANAYMKIP
- a CDS encoding substrate-binding domain-containing protein; this encodes GIETGERSEITLLADKHLIDSAFLITGSHDPCLDYVADMAAVKGTNVYSCHVGSMGGILALKRRMCHAAPTHLLSPDGDYNTQYLRKYLPGEDLALICVADRQQGIASKDGIRFEELEEHTYVNRQRGSGTRVLLDYMLGQKGMDSSKISGYEREMSTHLDVALAIKNGDAEAGMCTLSAANIHGLKFVPVATEKYELAMYAETLEDERAKIVCDAIRSQAFKDILAGIGGYITENTGVMRYV
- a CDS encoding acyltransferase family protein gives rise to the protein MERLLFLDIIKAFGILVVIFVHMQNFLAAIVIPNFFLIEGLKFLGLACFMFASGYAIHENNRTLEGRGEIFHFYRKRILRIYPLYLVALFVFFICFQVFGLFPPVHYDIAGWIANILCLQVILSPAFLEPIFTLWFIGFIIIMYAIYPLFSDNRGTIKKRILVAAGIFIALLIIHAALNIIDYRFFMYYFIFIIGVVASAGSRRFRFIERPFRDHKKFAIPVINALAYASYCIYLFHMPVFSVTNIFITGAGLSGAYQNAALIFLVIPALFFMCYYIQRSYDRLIKRPE
- a CDS encoding molybdopterin molybdotransferase MoeA produces the protein MVKKFMEIRAVRDVKRILKEITPDTGGETVSLEESVGRVLYEDVVSGINVPGFSKSTVDGYALLSDDTTGAGESIPAIMEYKGRIEMGQPPCSPLFHGECMYVPTGAAIPENCDAVAMVEYCEFLGDEVLVQKPLANGENIVLKGEDFREGETALCAGTVLRPQDCGVLAALGIENIQASRRPVVGIISTGNELVPVSVIPGAAQIRDINSSLCESFLIKSNCIPRKYGIVRDDRKILLETVKQASEECDAILISGGSSKDENDLTVSVINELGEVIVHGIAIALGKPTIIGTICGKPVIGLPGHPSSAFIILMALVDDMLWGMQGTIPMRMIKTARLSENIPSSIGREDYVRVILNEDQAIPLFGKSSLINTLKNSFGIVIVPESLEGLEEGETVEVIVW